From Leifsonia sp. fls2-241-R2A-40a, one genomic window encodes:
- a CDS encoding sugar O-acetyltransferase, which translates to MSGLLMRIHSPEFQAMSRRVLEVTALTSRLNVLPFDDEAGKAELFAQILGRPLGSGVTIYPPFFTDHGRNLELADRVFINQNCTFLDYAGIRLAERVMVAPRATFITVGHPVDTADRRIWLTGGPIDVHENVWIGAGATILPGVTIGRDSVIAAGAVVADDVPPRSLVTGTKAAVRRTWED; encoded by the coding sequence ATGTCCGGCCTGCTCATGCGCATCCACAGCCCGGAGTTCCAGGCGATGTCCCGTCGCGTGCTCGAAGTGACCGCGCTCACGTCGCGCCTCAACGTGCTGCCCTTCGACGACGAAGCGGGAAAGGCCGAACTCTTCGCGCAGATCCTCGGCCGGCCGCTCGGGTCCGGCGTGACGATCTACCCGCCGTTCTTCACCGATCACGGCCGCAATCTCGAGCTGGCCGACCGGGTCTTCATCAACCAGAACTGCACGTTCCTCGACTACGCCGGCATCCGGCTCGCCGAGCGCGTCATGGTGGCTCCCCGGGCCACCTTCATCACGGTGGGTCATCCCGTCGACACGGCCGATCGCCGGATCTGGCTGACCGGCGGCCCGATCGACGTGCACGAGAACGTGTGGATCGGCGCCGGCGCGACCATCCTCCCCGGGGTCACCATCGGACGGGATTCCGTCATCGCCGCCGGCGCGGTCGTCGCCGACGACGTCCCTCCGCGCAGCCTCGTCACCGGGACGAAGGCGGCGGTGCGGCGGACGTGGGAGGACTAG
- a CDS encoding NADP-dependent oxidoreductase, whose protein sequence is MARQWRATRWGGPETWEFAEVETPEPRQGEVTVAVRAAGVNPADYKHVSAPRPGLELPVPIGYEVAGVITAIGPDTEIASGGGAVGDAVVAYRIQGGYATEVTVATKDVFAKPERLADEEAANLLLVGTTAAQMLDVTHVRASETILVHGASGAVGVSILQQAAELGVRVIGTAAEQSFARVRRFGGVPIAYGPGLAERAVEAAQGPIAAALDTVGTSEAIDVSLQLVPDRRRIVTIVDAQRAEQEGILAVFGAQPESQAFRDAARGRLLELSGSGRLQVPIARTYPLAEAQEALAFLADGHPGGKLALLP, encoded by the coding sequence ATGGCACGACAGTGGAGAGCGACGCGGTGGGGTGGACCGGAGACGTGGGAGTTCGCGGAGGTCGAGACACCTGAACCCCGGCAGGGAGAGGTCACCGTCGCGGTTCGCGCCGCGGGTGTGAACCCGGCGGACTACAAGCACGTGTCGGCTCCGCGCCCCGGTCTGGAGCTACCCGTGCCGATCGGCTACGAGGTCGCCGGCGTCATCACCGCGATCGGGCCCGACACCGAGATCGCTTCCGGAGGGGGCGCGGTGGGTGACGCCGTGGTGGCGTACCGCATCCAGGGCGGGTATGCGACCGAGGTCACGGTCGCGACCAAGGATGTGTTCGCCAAGCCCGAGCGGCTCGCCGACGAGGAGGCCGCGAACCTCCTCCTGGTGGGAACGACGGCGGCTCAGATGCTGGACGTGACGCACGTGCGCGCCAGCGAGACGATCCTCGTGCACGGGGCGTCCGGTGCCGTCGGCGTGAGCATCCTGCAGCAGGCGGCGGAACTCGGGGTCCGGGTGATCGGCACAGCGGCGGAGCAGAGTTTCGCGCGGGTGCGCCGGTTCGGCGGAGTGCCGATCGCGTATGGACCGGGCCTAGCCGAGCGCGCCGTCGAGGCCGCCCAGGGGCCGATCGCTGCGGCGCTCGACACCGTGGGCACCTCCGAAGCGATCGACGTCTCGCTGCAGCTGGTCCCCGACCGTCGGCGCATCGTGACCATCGTCGACGCCCAGCGCGCCGAGCAGGAGGGAATCCTCGCGGTCTTCGGGGCGCAGCCGGAAAGCCAGGCGTTCCGCGACGCGGCCCGGGGTCGCCTGCTCGAGCTCTCCGGCAGCGGTCGGCTGCAGGTTCCGATCGCCCGCACGTATCCACTGGCGGAGGCGCAGGAAGCGCTGGCCTTCCTGGCGGACGGGCACCCGGGCGGAAAGCTCGCGCTGCTCCCCTAG
- a CDS encoding PucR family transcriptional regulator ligand-binding domain-containing protein — translation MTSVLPTIREVLRMEPVAGALPEVVTGRDRLDAPVRWVHVAETAEAARLGSGGELLLATGVGWPAEDAALRRLGRVLIEAEIAGLVLELGPPMPAAPAALVDEFAAAGLPFAVLHREARFVAITEAVHSRIIAEQMAALRARDDIHALFTDLSLRGSPADFIVEQAARVLGSPVVLEDTSHRVIAAAGELGEAETRGAELSGWEQRSRAAHRSGDGDWTIVPVEARGMRWGRLVGLPGEPHPAGRTNVLEQAAVALALSRLSDRDEDEWTRRSHDALLAALLGRRFSGDGGITARFEAVGLPIVGRPVAGAAVRLRSGTLPVPATARAVEAARSAGVDAVAGRHPEQAGTLVVAVSGRPGARLDDAVFQAIAEAAGSVRLDDPATVVAVGSDARGITGLLSSLEEAVELATGAPTPPEARLGRRPVVQRVQHRPLLRLVNALGNDPRMLEHTEQMLRPLIEHDLATGGDLVEVLRAYLSHPGNRTRAAAASHLSRSVFYQRIALIEELLGMDLDEGETVAALHAAVLARGRTSSR, via the coding sequence GTGACATCCGTGCTTCCGACGATCCGCGAGGTGCTGCGGATGGAGCCGGTCGCGGGCGCGCTGCCCGAGGTCGTGACCGGCCGGGACCGGCTGGATGCGCCCGTGCGCTGGGTGCACGTCGCCGAGACCGCGGAGGCGGCACGGCTCGGTTCGGGCGGCGAACTGCTGCTCGCGACGGGCGTCGGCTGGCCCGCTGAGGACGCGGCCCTCCGGCGACTCGGACGGGTGCTGATCGAGGCGGAGATCGCCGGCCTCGTGCTCGAGCTGGGACCGCCGATGCCCGCTGCTCCGGCCGCGCTCGTCGACGAGTTCGCGGCGGCCGGGCTGCCGTTCGCGGTGCTGCACCGGGAGGCGCGCTTCGTGGCGATCACGGAGGCCGTGCACTCCCGGATCATCGCCGAGCAGATGGCCGCGCTGCGCGCGCGGGACGACATCCACGCCCTGTTCACCGACCTCAGCCTGCGCGGGAGCCCGGCCGACTTCATCGTGGAGCAGGCGGCGCGCGTCCTCGGCTCGCCGGTCGTGCTGGAGGACACCAGCCACCGTGTGATCGCCGCCGCCGGGGAGCTCGGCGAGGCGGAGACCCGCGGCGCGGAGCTCAGCGGCTGGGAGCAGCGCTCCCGCGCAGCGCACCGGTCGGGGGACGGCGACTGGACGATCGTGCCGGTCGAAGCGAGGGGGATGCGCTGGGGCCGGCTCGTCGGGCTTCCCGGGGAGCCGCATCCCGCCGGCCGGACGAACGTGCTCGAGCAGGCGGCGGTGGCGCTCGCGCTCAGCCGGCTGTCCGATCGCGACGAGGACGAGTGGACGCGGCGCAGCCACGATGCGCTGCTCGCGGCCCTGCTGGGTCGCCGGTTCTCGGGGGACGGCGGCATCACGGCCCGCTTCGAGGCGGTCGGGCTCCCCATCGTCGGGCGTCCGGTCGCCGGGGCGGCCGTGCGCCTGCGGTCCGGGACGCTGCCGGTGCCGGCTACGGCGCGCGCGGTCGAGGCGGCGCGGTCGGCGGGTGTGGATGCGGTCGCCGGGCGGCATCCCGAGCAGGCGGGGACGCTCGTGGTCGCGGTCTCCGGCCGCCCGGGTGCCCGGCTCGACGACGCGGTGTTCCAGGCGATCGCCGAAGCCGCCGGATCCGTTCGGCTCGACGACCCGGCGACCGTCGTCGCCGTGGGGTCGGACGCGCGCGGGATCACCGGGCTGCTGTCGTCGCTGGAGGAGGCGGTCGAACTGGCGACGGGAGCGCCCACACCCCCCGAGGCGCGCCTCGGCCGCCGGCCGGTGGTGCAGCGCGTGCAGCACCGTCCGCTGCTCCGGCTGGTCAACGCCCTGGGCAACGACCCGCGGATGCTGGAGCACACGGAGCAGATGCTGCGCCCGCTCATCGAGCACGACCTCGCGACCGGCGGCGACCTGGTGGAGGTGCTCCGGGCGTACCTCAGCCACCCCGGCAACCGCACCCGCGCCGCCGCCGCGAGCCATCTGTCCCGGTCGGTCTTCTACCAGCGCATCGCCCTCATCGAAGAGCTGCTCGGGATGGACCTGGACGAAGGCGAGACCGTCGCGGCGCTCCACGCGGCCGTTCTGGCGCGCGGTCGGACGTCCTCCCGCTGA
- a CDS encoding NYN domain-containing protein has protein sequence MSEPGDGRVAVYIDFDNIVISRYDQVHGRGTYMRDRPKSSSSQPKTGFAEKLAEARVDLGAVIDFASSFGTLVLTRAYADWSSAVNAEYRGQLVGRAVDLVQLFPAAAYAKNGADIRLAVDAVEDAFRLPELTHVVIVAGDSDYVPLAQRVKRLGRYVIGIGVAGSTAKSLAAACDEFVSYDDLPGVARDEAADAEELEIGEVEGSDAEVVAAHGNAATATAAPARSRSRRGAKAAAAAEGSAADGAAAGAVADGAAVTGVGDSGDAAAAGEVAGGDETPEPAERPKRGGRRRSAAADVDTDEEEQAEDPQHVATRLLARAMQLGHEKDDSPWLHSSTVKGQMKRMDPSFSEKALGYRSFSDFIKSRSDLVELDDSSTAQMLRLAPTRPRRARHSGRATDRVSAS, from the coding sequence ATGAGTGAACCCGGAGACGGCCGCGTCGCTGTCTACATCGACTTCGACAACATCGTCATCTCGCGCTACGACCAGGTGCACGGTCGCGGCACGTACATGCGCGACCGCCCGAAGTCGAGCTCCAGCCAGCCGAAGACGGGATTCGCCGAGAAGCTGGCCGAAGCGCGCGTCGACCTCGGCGCGGTGATCGACTTCGCCTCGTCCTTCGGCACGCTGGTCCTCACCCGCGCCTACGCCGACTGGTCGTCGGCGGTCAACGCCGAGTACCGCGGCCAGCTGGTCGGCCGGGCGGTCGACCTCGTGCAGCTGTTCCCGGCTGCCGCGTACGCGAAGAACGGCGCCGACATCCGGCTCGCCGTCGACGCAGTGGAGGACGCCTTCCGTCTCCCCGAACTCACGCACGTCGTGATCGTGGCGGGCGACTCGGACTACGTGCCGCTGGCCCAGCGGGTGAAGCGGCTCGGCCGGTACGTCATCGGGATCGGCGTGGCCGGATCCACCGCGAAGTCTCTCGCCGCAGCGTGCGACGAGTTCGTCAGCTACGACGACCTGCCCGGGGTCGCCCGGGACGAGGCCGCCGACGCCGAGGAGCTGGAGATCGGCGAGGTCGAGGGCAGTGACGCCGAGGTCGTCGCTGCGCACGGCAACGCCGCGACCGCTACCGCGGCACCCGCCCGCAGCCGCTCGCGGCGAGGAGCGAAGGCGGCGGCTGCCGCCGAAGGTTCCGCTGCAGATGGAGCCGCCGCCGGCGCCGTAGCCGATGGAGCTGCCGTGACCGGCGTCGGCGACTCCGGCGATGCGGCCGCGGCCGGCGAGGTGGCAGGCGGCGACGAGACACCGGAACCCGCCGAGCGCCCCAAGCGCGGCGGCCGCCGGCGGTCCGCGGCAGCGGACGTCGACACCGACGAGGAGGAGCAGGCGGAGGACCCGCAGCACGTCGCGACGCGCCTGCTCGCGCGCGCCATGCAGCTGGGCCACGAGAAGGACGACTCTCCGTGGCTGCACAGCTCGACCGTCAAAGGCCAGATGAAGCGGATGGACCCGTCCTTCAGCGAGAAGGCACTCGGCTACCGGTCGTTCAGCGACTTCATCAAGTCGCGCAGCGACCTGGTGGAGCTCGACGACAGTTCGACCGCGCAGATGCTCCGCCTCGCCCCCACTCGGCCGCGGCGGGCACGGCACAGCGGCCGGGCCACGGATCGGGTCTCCGCTTCGTGA
- a CDS encoding MFS transporter: MTPPADPRRPRTGAAVAVLSLGTLLNPLNSSMIAVALVPLQHDFGVDVTAVTWVITSFYLASAAGQPLMGRLADRFGPRRLFLFGMLVVALACAATPFAGSFAAVCAGRVALAVGTATAFPSAIAMLRPLSRDSGVGTPRLLGRIQIANTSGAAIGPVLGGALITFLGWQSIFWVNVPLALLAFAGAWLYAPRDAARERTPLARTLAESDIPGILLFIATLTSLLVFLLDLNPRPLWWLLPVCAVAGALFVWRELRTSHPFLDLRLLAANRRLLLVYLSFAIFNVVYYSAFFGLPQYLQTHGGYSAGVAGLLMFPLAAVTIVVTPLAARAIEAAGLRPTLITGAIALVVGAALLAVAAATTAPWAVLLLTAALGIPYCVVSIGMNQALFSAARPEDSGVAAGIFQTSRYVGAIVATTVLGLLFSGGTSAGSWLVAVGVATVLALVHLALLVFVRPGRGRAEQATQPAEG, translated from the coding sequence GTGACTCCCCCCGCCGATCCCCGACGCCCGCGCACCGGCGCCGCGGTGGCCGTGCTCAGCCTCGGCACGCTCCTCAATCCGCTGAACTCGTCGATGATCGCTGTGGCTCTGGTGCCGCTGCAGCACGACTTCGGCGTGGATGTGACCGCGGTCACCTGGGTGATCACCTCCTTCTACCTGGCGTCCGCCGCAGGCCAGCCGCTGATGGGGCGCCTGGCCGACCGGTTCGGCCCACGCCGGCTCTTCCTGTTCGGGATGCTCGTCGTGGCGCTCGCGTGCGCCGCCACACCGTTCGCGGGATCGTTCGCCGCCGTCTGCGCCGGGCGGGTGGCGCTCGCGGTGGGCACGGCGACCGCCTTCCCGTCGGCGATCGCCATGCTGCGTCCGCTCTCGCGGGACTCGGGCGTCGGCACGCCGCGGCTGCTGGGGCGCATCCAGATCGCCAACACCTCGGGCGCGGCCATCGGGCCGGTGCTCGGCGGTGCGCTGATCACCTTCCTGGGCTGGCAGTCCATCTTCTGGGTGAACGTGCCGCTGGCCCTGCTCGCGTTCGCGGGAGCGTGGCTGTACGCTCCGCGGGACGCCGCTCGCGAGCGGACGCCTCTGGCCCGGACGCTCGCGGAATCGGACATCCCGGGCATCCTGCTCTTCATCGCCACGCTGACGTCGTTGCTGGTCTTCCTACTCGACCTGAACCCGCGGCCTCTGTGGTGGCTGCTGCCCGTCTGCGCGGTAGCCGGCGCGCTGTTCGTCTGGCGCGAGCTGCGCACCTCCCACCCGTTCCTCGACCTGCGCCTGCTCGCGGCGAACCGGCGGCTTCTGCTCGTCTACCTGTCGTTCGCGATCTTCAACGTCGTGTACTACTCGGCGTTCTTCGGCCTTCCGCAATACCTGCAGACGCACGGCGGCTACAGTGCGGGCGTCGCCGGGCTGCTGATGTTCCCGCTGGCGGCGGTCACGATCGTCGTCACTCCTCTCGCCGCCCGCGCGATCGAGGCGGCGGGCCTGCGGCCCACACTGATCACCGGAGCGATCGCCCTGGTCGTCGGCGCCGCGCTGCTGGCTGTGGCCGCCGCAACCACGGCTCCGTGGGCCGTGCTGCTGCTGACGGCGGCTCTCGGCATCCCCTACTGCGTCGTCAGCATCGGGATGAACCAGGCGCTGTTCTCGGCGGCCCGCCCGGAGGACAGCGGCGTCGCGGCGGGGATCTTCCAGACCTCGCGCTACGTCGGCGCGATCGTCGCGACCACGGTGCTCGGTCTGCTGTTCAGCGGCGGGACCTCGGCCGGGAGCTGGCTGGTGGCCGTCGGGGTGGCGACGGTGCTGGCGCTGGTGCACCTGGCGCTGCTCGTGTTCGTGCGCCCGGGGCGAGGTCGCGCGGAGCAGGCGACGCAGCCGGCCGAGGGATGA
- a CDS encoding MgtC/SapB family protein codes for MALWLGGTELWTQLLLLLLAFVLSAVIGVERERRLKSAGLRTHILVGLGSALFTLVSAYGFAPLGLPTTDPSRIAAQVVTGIGFVGAGVIFVNRGNVVGLTTAASIWVTAAVGMACGAGLPVIAVAGTLLHLIAVGTLPTAERVLRRTSVTVLTVRASTSGETLARVVDVCEAAGPRASIHDLRRTTGPDGVELRVRIRASAADTQLLAAQLAALDGVTTVRTGAPVE; via the coding sequence ATGGCCCTCTGGCTGGGTGGGACGGAACTCTGGACGCAGCTGCTGCTGCTCCTCCTCGCGTTCGTGCTGTCGGCGGTCATCGGGGTGGAGCGCGAGCGCCGGCTGAAGAGCGCGGGGCTGCGGACGCACATCCTGGTCGGCCTGGGGTCCGCCCTGTTCACCCTCGTCTCGGCGTACGGCTTCGCACCGCTGGGGCTGCCCACGACGGACCCGTCCCGCATCGCTGCGCAGGTGGTGACCGGCATCGGTTTCGTCGGAGCCGGCGTCATCTTCGTCAACCGTGGAAACGTGGTGGGACTGACGACCGCCGCATCCATCTGGGTCACGGCCGCGGTGGGGATGGCCTGCGGGGCCGGCCTCCCGGTGATCGCGGTCGCCGGGACGCTGCTGCACCTGATCGCCGTGGGAACGCTCCCGACCGCCGAGCGGGTCCTGCGCCGGACCTCCGTGACCGTCCTGACGGTTCGAGCGTCGACCAGCGGCGAGACGCTCGCGCGCGTGGTCGACGTGTGCGAGGCCGCCGGCCCCCGGGCGAGCATCCACGATCTCCGGCGGACGACGGGGCCTGACGGCGTCGAGCTCCGCGTGCGGATCCGTGCGAGCGCAGCCGACACCCAGCTGCTCGCCGCGCAATTGGCCGCGCTCGACGGCGTGACGACCGTCCGGACCGGTGCGCCGGTGGAGTGA
- a CDS encoding aspartate aminotransferase family protein — protein sequence MTDTIQTAADSRTGYVDRNGVEHAFGDAAAERQVRSDDRTHVFHSWSAQAKIDPLPIAAGEGSTFWDYEGNAYLDFSSQLVNLNLGHQHPDLVAAIQQQAGRLTTIQPSMANDVRGELARRIADVAPGTLNKVFFTNGGADANEYAVRLARRVTGRQKVLSMYRSYHGGTATAIALTGDPRRWANEPSDPSVAHFFGPYSYRSAFHSTTPEEETQRALEHLENVIVLEGATTVAAIIAETIVGTNGVLVPPPGYLAGVRELCDRYGIVYIADEVMVGFGRVGEWFAVDAFGVVPDLITFAKGVNSGYVPLGGVVISDEIASYFDDVAFQGGLTYSGHPLACAAGVATFEVFERDGVLERVRDLGSRVVEPELRSWLDRHPSLGEVRGRGLFWALELVRDRDTREPLVPFNAAGSDAAPMAEVAAACKAAGVWPFTHFNRVHVAPPLVISEDELRRGLAAIDAALNVADRYVRG from the coding sequence ATGACCGACACCATCCAGACCGCCGCAGACTCGCGGACGGGCTACGTCGATCGGAACGGCGTCGAGCACGCGTTCGGCGACGCTGCGGCCGAGCGGCAGGTGCGCAGCGACGACCGCACCCACGTCTTCCACTCGTGGAGTGCGCAGGCGAAGATCGACCCGCTCCCGATCGCCGCCGGCGAAGGCTCGACCTTCTGGGACTACGAGGGCAACGCCTACCTCGACTTCAGCTCCCAGCTGGTCAACCTGAACCTCGGCCACCAGCATCCGGACCTCGTCGCGGCCATCCAGCAGCAGGCGGGGCGGCTCACGACCATCCAGCCGTCGATGGCGAACGACGTGCGCGGGGAGCTGGCCCGCCGCATCGCCGACGTCGCACCCGGCACCCTGAACAAGGTGTTCTTCACCAACGGCGGAGCGGATGCGAACGAGTACGCCGTCCGCCTCGCGCGCCGGGTGACCGGGCGTCAGAAGGTCCTGTCGATGTACCGCTCGTATCACGGCGGCACCGCGACCGCGATCGCGCTCACCGGCGACCCGCGGCGGTGGGCCAACGAGCCGAGCGACCCGTCCGTGGCGCACTTCTTCGGGCCGTACTCCTACCGCAGCGCCTTCCACTCGACGACGCCCGAGGAGGAGACGCAGCGCGCCCTCGAGCACCTCGAGAACGTGATCGTGCTGGAGGGCGCCACCACCGTCGCGGCGATCATCGCCGAGACGATCGTCGGGACGAACGGTGTGCTCGTTCCGCCGCCGGGCTATCTCGCCGGCGTCCGCGAGCTGTGCGACCGCTACGGGATCGTGTACATCGCCGACGAGGTCATGGTCGGCTTCGGCCGGGTCGGCGAGTGGTTCGCGGTGGATGCGTTCGGTGTGGTCCCCGACCTCATCACCTTCGCCAAGGGCGTCAACTCGGGCTACGTGCCGCTCGGCGGCGTCGTCATCTCCGACGAGATCGCGTCGTACTTCGACGACGTGGCGTTCCAGGGCGGGCTGACCTACTCCGGGCACCCGCTCGCGTGCGCGGCCGGGGTCGCCACGTTCGAGGTCTTCGAGCGCGACGGCGTGCTGGAGCGGGTGCGAGACCTGGGCTCGCGCGTCGTCGAGCCGGAGCTGCGCTCGTGGCTCGACCGGCATCCTTCGCTGGGCGAGGTGCGCGGACGGGGCTTGTTCTGGGCGCTCGAGCTGGTGCGGGACCGCGACACGCGCGAACCGCTCGTCCCGTTCAACGCGGCGGGATCGGATGCGGCGCCGATGGCGGAGGTCGCGGCGGCGTGCAAAGCGGCCGGGGTGTGGCCCTTCACGCACTTCAACCGGGTGCACGTCGCGCCTCCGCTGGTCATCTCCGAGGACGAGCTGCGGCGCGGGCTGGCGGCGATCGACGCGGCTCTGAACGTTGCCGATCGCTACGTCCGCGGCTGA
- a CDS encoding alpha/beta family hydrolase gives MQIDVPTSVGLGRLTVSAAEHPAAVLWLGHGAGGGIDAVDLSVLASRLPAEGITVVRYEQPWRVAGKRVAARPATLDIAWTETAPRVRELAAGLPVVVGGRSAGARVACRTAAAVDAAGVVCLAFPLHPPGKPDASRLEELLEPVVPVVVLQGGGDTFGSAAALAAEVGAAGVGADARIRIVEVPGADHGMKVPKASPLGAAGVRDLMSTTVGEFVRGLL, from the coding sequence ATGCAGATCGATGTCCCCACGTCCGTCGGCCTCGGCCGGTTGACGGTCTCCGCCGCCGAGCACCCCGCGGCTGTCCTGTGGCTCGGTCACGGCGCGGGCGGCGGAATCGACGCGGTCGACCTGTCCGTGCTGGCGTCGCGGCTGCCTGCCGAGGGGATCACCGTCGTCCGTTACGAGCAACCGTGGCGCGTCGCAGGCAAGCGCGTCGCGGCCCGCCCGGCGACCCTGGACATCGCGTGGACGGAGACCGCGCCGCGGGTGCGCGAGCTGGCGGCCGGGCTGCCGGTCGTCGTGGGCGGCCGGAGCGCAGGCGCGCGCGTGGCCTGCCGGACCGCAGCCGCAGTGGATGCGGCGGGAGTGGTCTGTCTCGCGTTCCCGTTGCATCCGCCGGGAAAGCCGGATGCGTCGCGGCTGGAAGAGCTGCTCGAACCGGTCGTGCCGGTCGTGGTGCTCCAGGGCGGCGGGGACACGTTCGGGAGCGCGGCGGCGCTGGCCGCGGAGGTCGGGGCAGCCGGAGTCGGCGCGGATGCGCGCATCCGGATCGTGGAGGTGCCCGGCGCCGATCACGGGATGAAGGTGCCGAAGGCCTCGCCGCTGGGTGCCGCGGGCGTGCGCGACCTCATGTCCACGACCGTCGGGGAGTTCGTCCGTGGCCTCCTGTGA
- a CDS encoding phage tail protein: MPYVVDFENVSTVGLESSPVADAAAGLRANEARYFRNKYEHTFTVGTAEEEAAAVDRVARILKDERGIVIASRPLEATDFEVDGIRMTYVFYESGLSINVMYTLAEGGKRAVGFKLSDGMDVPEELSAFKFARQRSKLAGTIRGSYFVIKSEY; this comes from the coding sequence ATGCCCTACGTCGTCGACTTCGAGAACGTCTCCACCGTCGGACTGGAGTCGTCGCCGGTCGCGGACGCAGCCGCCGGGCTGCGCGCGAACGAGGCGCGCTACTTCCGGAACAAGTACGAGCACACGTTCACGGTCGGGACCGCGGAGGAAGAAGCGGCGGCGGTGGACCGGGTGGCGCGCATCCTGAAGGACGAGCGCGGCATCGTCATCGCGTCGCGTCCGCTCGAAGCGACCGACTTCGAGGTCGACGGGATCCGCATGACCTACGTCTTCTACGAGTCGGGCCTCTCGATCAACGTCATGTACACGCTGGCGGAGGGCGGCAAGCGCGCGGTCGGCTTCAAGCTCTCCGACGGGATGGACGTGCCGGAGGAGCTGTCGGCTTTCAAGTTCGCGCGCCAGCGGTCGAAGCTCGCGGGCACAATCCGCGGGTCCTACTTCGTGATCAAGAGCGAATACTGA
- a CDS encoding CoA-acylating methylmalonate-semialdehyde dehydrogenase, translated as MALIRHFIAGEETPAEHTLELRTGPVFNPATGERQHDVALADAAQTERAIAAARAAFPAWRATSLTKRADVFFRLRHLLTERRDELAAIVTSEHGKVLSDAAGEIGRGLENVEFASGLIDKLKGEFSEQVSSGIDVHSVKQPVGVVGCITPFNFPVMVPLWMVASAIACGNTVVLKPSEKDPSASVFLAQLFREAGLPDGVLNVVHGDKEAVDAILDSPDVSAVSFVGSTPIARSIYQRASGNGKRVQALGGAKNHMVVLADADIDAAADAAVSAAYGSAGERCMAVSVLVAVGDVGDRLVPAIQSRLDALRIGPGTDASSEMGPLITREHRDKVASYVTGAAAEGATVVEDGTQRTFDGDGFFVGVSLLDHVKPGMKAYDDEIFGPVLSVVRVDTFDEAIELINDNPYGNGVALFTRDGGAARRFEFEVEVGMVGINVPIPVPVGAYSFGGWKNSLFGDSHIYGPESFHFYTRSKVVTTRWPDPVHSRIELSFPGNS; from the coding sequence GTGGCCCTGATCCGCCACTTCATCGCCGGCGAGGAGACGCCCGCCGAGCACACCCTGGAGCTCCGCACCGGCCCGGTCTTCAACCCGGCCACCGGCGAGCGCCAGCACGACGTCGCCCTCGCCGACGCCGCCCAGACGGAACGGGCCATCGCGGCCGCGCGCGCCGCCTTTCCGGCCTGGCGCGCCACCAGTCTGACCAAGCGCGCCGACGTCTTCTTCCGCCTCCGCCACCTGCTGACCGAGCGCCGGGACGAGCTCGCCGCCATCGTCACCAGCGAGCACGGCAAGGTGCTCTCGGACGCTGCGGGCGAGATCGGACGCGGCCTCGAGAACGTCGAGTTCGCCTCCGGCCTCATCGACAAGCTGAAGGGCGAGTTCAGCGAGCAGGTCTCGAGCGGCATCGACGTGCACAGCGTCAAGCAGCCGGTCGGCGTGGTCGGCTGCATCACCCCGTTCAACTTCCCCGTGATGGTCCCGCTGTGGATGGTCGCCAGCGCCATCGCGTGCGGCAACACCGTCGTGCTGAAGCCGAGCGAGAAGGACCCGAGCGCCTCCGTCTTCCTCGCGCAGCTGTTCCGCGAGGCCGGCCTGCCCGACGGCGTGCTGAACGTCGTGCACGGCGACAAGGAGGCGGTGGACGCCATCCTCGACTCCCCCGACGTCTCCGCCGTCTCGTTCGTCGGCTCGACCCCGATCGCCCGCTCGATCTACCAGCGCGCCTCCGGCAACGGCAAGCGCGTGCAGGCCCTCGGCGGCGCCAAGAACCACATGGTGGTGCTGGCCGACGCCGACATCGACGCCGCCGCGGACGCCGCCGTCTCGGCCGCCTACGGCTCCGCCGGCGAGCGCTGCATGGCCGTGAGCGTGCTGGTCGCGGTCGGCGACGTTGGCGACCGGCTGGTTCCCGCCATCCAATCGCGACTGGATGCTCTGCGCATCGGCCCCGGTACGGATGCGTCGAGCGAGATGGGCCCGCTGATCACGCGCGAGCACCGCGACAAGGTCGCCTCCTACGTGACCGGCGCGGCCGCCGAAGGAGCGACGGTCGTCGAGGACGGCACCCAGCGCACCTTCGACGGCGACGGCTTCTTCGTCGGCGTCAGCCTGCTCGACCATGTGAAGCCCGGGATGAAGGCGTACGACGACGAGATCTTCGGGCCTGTGCTGTCGGTCGTGCGCGTCGACACCTTCGACGAGGCGATCGAGCTCATCAACGACAACCCGTACGGCAACGGCGTGGCGCTGTTCACCCGCGACGGCGGCGCCGCCCGCCGCTTCGAGTTCGAGGTCGAGGTCGGGATGGTCGGCATCAACGTCCCCATCCCGGTGCCGGTCGGTGCGTACTCGTTCGGCGGCTGGAAGAACTCGCTGTTCGGTGACTCGCACATCTACGGTCCCGAGTCGTTCCACTTCTACACGCGGAGCAAGGTGGTCACCACGCGGTGGCCCGACCCGGTGCACTCGCGCATCGAGCTCTCGTTCCCCGGCAACTCCTGA